In Spirochaetota bacterium, one genomic interval encodes:
- the rpmE gene encoding 50S ribosomal protein L31 yields the protein MKPNIHPEYKETVVRCACGNEIKTRSTSKDLRVEICSACHPFYTKQHKILDATGRVDKFKKKYNIK from the coding sequence ATGAAGCCGAACATTCATCCCGAATATAAGGAAACCGTCGTCAGGTGCGCGTGTGGAAACGAGATCAAGACGCGCTCGACCTCCAAGGACCTCCGCGTGGAAATATGCTCCGCATGCCATCCCTTCTATACGAAGCAGCACAAGATTCTGGACGCCACCGGACGCGTGGATAAATTTAAAAAGAAGTATAACATCAAGTAA
- a CDS encoding BtrH N-terminal domain-containing protein, translated as MGIINAQHYPGRHCASTALCNLVNYHGIRWSEALCFGIGCGLGIWYLENGGESLERIIHVRSEDIEEQFFTRIGRTFQWSIYADPGESESDLCAVLDEGRPAMVQSDIYHLPYYNSGTHFPGHVITVWGYDVDRKVFYVTDTERENMLEVPFEAMRKARYSKMGFFTIKGNMYAPENISMPDSLPAVLSGAIIDSSRRLMDAKSKYQGIQALKTWIEELDDWKRFNDWKWTARFTYQVIEKRGTGGGGFRLIYAEFLKEAASLVPQIPALGLPELMREAARAWSDLARALKGASEREVFDAGEVRTRLEKVLALESRYHESALRLAV; from the coding sequence ATGGGCATAATAAATGCACAGCATTATCCGGGGAGGCATTGTGCAAGCACGGCGCTCTGCAATCTGGTGAATTATCATGGGATCCGATGGAGCGAGGCCCTGTGCTTCGGAATAGGGTGCGGTCTTGGGATATGGTATCTTGAAAACGGCGGGGAATCGCTCGAAAGAATAATCCATGTGCGTTCGGAGGACATCGAAGAGCAGTTTTTTACACGCATTGGACGGACTTTCCAATGGAGTATATATGCCGATCCCGGTGAAAGCGAAAGCGACCTGTGTGCAGTACTGGACGAAGGGAGGCCTGCCATGGTGCAGTCGGACATTTATCATCTTCCCTATTATAATTCCGGCACGCATTTCCCGGGCCATGTGATTACCGTCTGGGGATATGATGTTGATCGAAAGGTATTTTATGTTACCGATACCGAGCGCGAAAACATGCTCGAGGTCCCGTTCGAGGCGATGAGAAAGGCACGCTACAGTAAAATGGGATTTTTTACCATCAAGGGAAATATGTACGCGCCGGAGAACATCAGCATGCCCGACAGCCTCCCCGCGGTACTGAGCGGCGCTATCATCGATTCCAGCCGCAGGCTTATGGATGCGAAATCAAAATATCAGGGGATTCAGGCCCTGAAGACCTGGATCGAAGAGCTGGATGACTGGAAGCGTTTCAACGACTGGAAATGGACGGCGCGTTTTACGTACCAGGTGATCGAGAAACGCGGCACCGGCGGCGGCGGGTTCCGGCTGATTTATGCCGAGTTCCTCAAGGAGGCGGCATCCCTCGTGCCGCAGATACCGGCTCTCGGGCTGCCTGAGCTGATGCGCGAGGCGGCACGGGCATGGAGTGATCTCGCCCGGGCATTAAAGGGGGCGTCGGAGCGCGAGGTCTTCGATGCCGGAGAGGTCCGCACAAGGCTCGAGAAGGTGCTCGCGCTGGAGTCGCGGTATCATGAGAGCGCGCTGCGGCTTGCCGTATAA
- the rho gene encoding transcription termination factor Rho has protein sequence MDLSDLKSKTINELLALSRTMGVDGVSGLKKQDMIFELLKAQTERNGLIFSSGVLEILSDGYGFLRSPNYNYLPGPDDIYVSPSQIRLFGLRTGDTVTGQIRPPKDNERFYALLRVEAVNFEDPDRLQSRTLFDNLTPLYPMERIVMETASENVDMRIVNIMTPFGKGQRALIVAPPRTGKTMLLQKIANSITTNHPEIFLIVLLIDERPEEVTDMQRTVNGEVISSTFDEPASRHVQVTEMVLEKAKRLVEHKKDVVILLDSITRLARAYNQVVPTSGKILSGGVDSNALHKPKRFFGAARNIEEGGSLTILATALVDTGSRMDEVIFEEFKGTGNSELHLDRKLSDRRIFPAIDINKSGTRKEELLLDDEELNKLWILRKVISAMSPTEAMELLVEKMKATKNNKAFFKAMNT, from the coding sequence CTGGACCTCTCCGACCTGAAATCCAAGACCATCAACGAGCTTCTGGCGCTTTCGCGCACCATGGGCGTCGATGGCGTTTCCGGTCTCAAGAAGCAGGACATGATCTTCGAGCTGCTCAAGGCCCAGACCGAGCGTAACGGCCTTATCTTTTCGAGCGGCGTGCTCGAGATACTCAGCGACGGGTACGGATTTTTGCGCTCCCCGAATTACAACTATCTGCCCGGTCCCGACGACATCTACGTTTCCCCGTCGCAGATACGCCTCTTCGGTCTGCGCACCGGCGACACCGTCACCGGTCAGATACGGCCCCCCAAGGACAACGAGCGTTTCTACGCGCTGCTCCGGGTGGAGGCCGTCAACTTCGAAGACCCGGACCGCCTGCAGAGCCGGACGCTCTTCGACAACCTTACGCCCCTGTATCCGATGGAGCGCATCGTAATGGAGACCGCGTCGGAAAATGTCGACATGCGCATCGTCAACATCATGACGCCCTTCGGCAAGGGTCAGCGCGCTCTCATCGTCGCCCCGCCGAGGACCGGTAAAACCATGCTGTTGCAGAAGATCGCCAATTCCATCACCACCAATCATCCCGAAATATTCCTCATCGTGCTGCTCATAGACGAGCGCCCCGAAGAGGTCACCGACATGCAGCGCACGGTCAACGGCGAGGTGATATCGTCCACCTTCGACGAGCCCGCCTCGCGCCACGTGCAGGTGACCGAGATGGTGCTCGAAAAGGCCAAACGACTCGTGGAGCACAAGAAGGACGTCGTCATCCTGCTCGATTCGATCACGCGCCTGGCGCGCGCGTACAACCAGGTGGTGCCGACCAGCGGCAAGATCCTCTCGGGCGGCGTGGACTCCAACGCCCTGCACAAGCCCAAGCGCTTCTTCGGCGCGGCGCGCAATATCGAGGAGGGCGGGAGCCTCACCATTCTGGCCACGGCGCTCGTCGACACCGGAAGCCGCATGGACGAGGTCATCTTCGAGGAGTTCAAGGGTACGGGTAATTCCGAGCTGCACCTGGACCGCAAGCTCTCCGACCGGCGCATATTCCCGGCCATCGACATCAACAAATCGGGAACGCGCAAAGAGGAATTACTGCTTGACGATGAGGAGCTTAACAAGCTATGGATACTGCGCAAAGTCATCTCGGCGATGAGTCCCACCGAGGCGATGGAGCTACTGGTTGAGAAAATGAAGGCCACGAAGAACAACAAGGCGTTCTTCAAGGCGATGAATACATGA
- the dapA gene encoding 4-hydroxy-tetrahydrodipicolinate synthase: MFKGVFTALVTPFRDDKIDYTSLEGLIEAQVKGGVDGVVPVGTTGESPTLSFEEHKEYVKRVVAMVDKRVKVIAGTGSNSTREAVHLSQAAQEYGVDGVLLVNPYYNRPPQRGLVAHFETVAKSIAIPVILYNIPVRTAVNFLPESILELLGRAPNIVAIKEATGDLVQMMRVIELCGDRLTLLSGDDNLLLPLLAIGGKGVISVLANVLPADMKKIVTLFNEGRFDESRTLFYKILPLCRAMFYETNPIPVKAAMEMMGRCAGDIRLPLVPLSDEHRAKLRQALVDYGVKL, encoded by the coding sequence ATGTTCAAGGGTGTGTTTACGGCGCTCGTAACGCCGTTTCGGGACGACAAAATAGATTATACCTCGCTCGAGGGTCTGATCGAGGCGCAGGTGAAGGGCGGTGTGGACGGCGTGGTGCCGGTCGGCACGACCGGGGAATCGCCCACGCTTTCGTTCGAGGAGCACAAGGAATACGTAAAGCGCGTGGTCGCGATGGTCGACAAACGGGTGAAGGTGATCGCCGGAACGGGCTCCAACTCAACCCGCGAGGCGGTGCACCTTTCCCAGGCCGCGCAGGAATACGGCGTGGACGGGGTGCTGCTCGTAAACCCCTATTACAACAGGCCGCCCCAGAGGGGGCTCGTCGCCCATTTCGAGACCGTGGCGAAATCGATCGCCATACCGGTTATCCTCTATAACATACCGGTCCGCACGGCCGTCAACTTTCTGCCGGAGAGCATACTGGAGCTGTTGGGCCGCGCGCCCAACATCGTCGCCATCAAGGAGGCCACCGGCGACCTCGTGCAGATGATGCGCGTCATCGAGCTCTGCGGCGACCGCCTCACGCTGCTTTCGGGCGACGACAACCTGCTCCTGCCGCTGCTCGCCATCGGCGGGAAGGGGGTCATCTCGGTCCTCGCCAACGTGCTGCCCGCCGACATGAAGAAGATCGTGACCCTGTTTAACGAAGGCAGATTCGACGAGTCCAGAACGCTTTTCTATAAGATACTCCCGCTCTGCCGCGCCATGTTTTACGAGACAAATCCCATACCGGTCAAGGCGGCGATGGAGATGATGGGACGCTGCGCCGGCGACATCCGGCTGCCGCTGGTCCCGCTCTCCGACGAGCACCGCGCGAAGCTGCGCCAGGCCCTTGTCGACTACGGGGTTAAGCTGTGA
- a CDS encoding helix-turn-helix domain-containing protein gives MTEKRGEGKGGFREFRENPYDPGAKKPEDVVRIFYMNNVPLVPVVSHRGILLGILRKEDVVAELSDIERAAKLSIDAFITGLARKMRLDEVLPHVAENREFVTINLFGEIQGTWSRLQLLAACESPRGAESTAADAAGDREKQAMEWMIYLILEHIPRALYALNERGGTIFYNSHFEDLYEAALKREVDTAFVEKSLGNSDKNEVHTRADGSDEPYFYNKDMRIYYEKVPFQSGGKNVGYLIYCGRELNAPSAGGKAARRGKKQPLAQTLESAERTAIVNAIIAQGGDAKKAAEDLGLSRATLSARMKKLGIVDKGRTGRGPKK, from the coding sequence ATGACTGAAAAACGGGGGGAAGGCAAGGGCGGTTTCAGGGAATTCCGGGAGAATCCCTACGACCCCGGGGCCAAAAAGCCCGAGGACGTGGTGAGGATTTTTTACATGAACAACGTGCCCCTCGTCCCCGTGGTATCCCATCGCGGTATACTGCTCGGAATATTAAGGAAGGAAGATGTCGTCGCCGAGCTCAGCGATATCGAGCGCGCGGCAAAACTCTCCATCGACGCGTTCATCACGGGCCTCGCGCGCAAAATGCGGCTGGACGAGGTACTGCCCCATGTGGCCGAAAACCGCGAGTTCGTCACCATCAACCTCTTCGGTGAAATCCAGGGCACCTGGTCGCGCCTCCAGCTCCTCGCCGCCTGCGAGTCGCCGCGCGGGGCCGAGTCCACGGCCGCTGACGCCGCCGGGGACCGCGAGAAGCAGGCGATGGAGTGGATGATATACCTCATCCTCGAACACATCCCCCGGGCCCTGTACGCCCTGAACGAGAGGGGGGGCACCATCTTCTACAACAGCCATTTCGAGGACCTGTACGAGGCGGCGCTCAAGCGCGAGGTCGATACGGCGTTCGTCGAGAAGTCGCTCGGCAATTCCGACAAAAACGAGGTGCATACCCGCGCGGACGGCAGCGATGAACCCTATTTTTACAACAAGGATATGCGCATCTACTACGAGAAGGTGCCGTTTCAGAGCGGCGGTAAAAACGTGGGATACCTCATTTACTGCGGAAGGGAGCTGAACGCGCCGTCGGCCGGAGGGAAGGCCGCCCGCAGAGGGAAGAAACAGCCGCTCGCGCAGACGCTCGAGTCGGCCGAGCGGACCGCCATCGTTAATGCCATCATCGCTCAGGGCGGGGACGCCAAAAAGGCGGCCGAAGACCTGGGCCTTTCGCGCGCGACGCTCTCGGCGCGGATGAAAAAGCTGGGTATAGTTGACAAGGGGCGGACAGGGCGCGGGCCTAAAAAGTGA
- a CDS encoding RNA polymerase sigma factor RpoD/SigA: MRAYEGYDEISISQYFHAINAVKLLTAEEEVELAIAKGEGDELARERLVNANLRLVVKIAKNYTGLEPSLIDLVQEGNIGLMRAAEKFDYKMGCRFSTYASYWIKHYITRFIAKRSRAIRIPIRKGDLFKKVRMAQESLTNDLGKEPSTREIADLLGVDENTVVDIIEVFQPTVSLEHPLNDDEFNLYEVVCDEKYQSPDQAVYRKDLRGELEEAMSSLMNNEKKILRMRFGFDDERPVTLKEVGAEFGISAETVRQIESRAMKKIRKTYAHLENYLM, encoded by the coding sequence ATGAGAGCGTACGAAGGCTATGATGAAATCAGCATCAGTCAGTATTTCCACGCAATCAACGCGGTGAAGCTCCTCACGGCCGAGGAGGAAGTCGAGCTGGCCATCGCGAAAGGAGAAGGAGACGAGCTCGCCAGGGAGCGGCTTGTAAACGCCAACCTTCGACTGGTGGTCAAGATTGCGAAGAACTACACCGGCCTGGAACCCTCGCTCATCGACCTGGTGCAGGAGGGGAACATCGGTCTCATGCGGGCGGCCGAGAAGTTCGATTACAAGATGGGCTGCCGTTTTTCGACCTACGCGTCGTACTGGATAAAGCATTACATCACCCGCTTTATCGCAAAACGGAGCCGGGCAATCCGCATCCCGATTCGCAAGGGCGACCTCTTCAAAAAGGTCAGGATGGCGCAGGAATCGCTGACGAACGACCTGGGCAAGGAGCCGTCGACCAGGGAGATCGCCGATCTCCTGGGGGTCGATGAGAACACGGTGGTCGATATCATCGAGGTGTTTCAGCCGACGGTATCGCTCGAGCATCCGCTCAACGACGACGAGTTCAACCTCTATGAGGTGGTGTGCGACGAGAAGTACCAGTCGCCCGACCAGGCCGTTTACCGGAAGGATCTCCGCGGGGAACTGGAAGAGGCGATGTCCTCGCTCATGAATAACGAAAAAAAGATTTTACGGATGCGCTTCGGTTTCGACGACGAGCGGCCGGTCACGCTGAAGGAGGTGGGGGCCGAATTCGGCATCTCCGCCGAAACGGTGCGGCAGATCGAGTCGAGGGCCATGAAGAAAATCAGGAAGACGTACGCGCACCTGGAAAACTATCTGATGTAA
- a CDS encoding SRPBCC family protein: MGIPFFGKLESIKALYVNAPVKKVWAIHADINKWPAWHPGITEAALGGKLAPGTVFHWKSGGMTIESTIEKVVDGEEVIWNGRALGTRARHKWYFKKKGEGTIVSTEETMEGWLALILSIVMPKFLDRSIDRWLEHLKRKAERP; the protein is encoded by the coding sequence ATGGGAATCCCCTTTTTCGGAAAACTGGAATCAATAAAAGCCCTCTACGTCAACGCCCCGGTAAAAAAAGTGTGGGCCATCCACGCCGATATCAACAAATGGCCCGCCTGGCACCCCGGCATCACCGAGGCCGCCCTCGGCGGCAAGCTCGCGCCCGGAACGGTGTTCCATTGGAAGTCCGGCGGCATGACGATTGAATCCACCATAGAGAAGGTGGTTGACGGCGAGGAGGTAATCTGGAACGGGAGGGCGCTGGGGACGCGCGCCCGTCACAAGTGGTACTTCAAGAAAAAGGGCGAGGGCACCATCGTGAGCACCGAAGAAACCATGGAAGGCTGGCTGGCGCTGATATTGAGCATCGTGATGCCGAAGTTCCTCGACAGGTCAATCGATCGCTGGCTCGAGCATCTGAAGAGGAAGGCCGAACGCCCGTAG
- a CDS encoding hotdog fold thioesterase, with product MTIINSPVEYAREIVGRDPMATFLGIVVEEAREAYARCSLTVMHEYLNAAERAHGITVHAVADQAFAVACNSMGTKALAVHFSISYLAGAMDGEKIVAEALPVNIGKKVSVWKIDVRGGAGRHIASCEGIAYHK from the coding sequence ATGACGATCATCAACAGCCCGGTGGAATACGCCCGTGAGATCGTGGGACGCGACCCCATGGCAACCTTCCTCGGCATCGTGGTGGAGGAGGCGCGGGAGGCCTACGCGCGCTGTTCGCTCACCGTCATGCACGAGTACCTCAACGCCGCCGAGCGCGCGCACGGCATAACGGTCCACGCGGTGGCAGACCAGGCCTTCGCGGTGGCCTGCAACTCCATGGGGACGAAGGCGCTGGCGGTGCACTTTTCAATAAGCTATCTCGCGGGGGCGATGGACGGGGAGAAGATCGTGGCCGAGGCCCTCCCGGTCAACATCGGCAAGAAGGTCAGCGTGTGGAAGATCGACGTGCGTGGCGGTGCCGGCAGGCACATCGCCTCGTGCGAGGGCATCGCCTATCATAAATAA
- the dapB gene encoding 4-hydroxy-tetrahydrodipicolinate reductase, which yields MRAGLCGVSGRMGTAILRVLVERGHTALAAFDAPSAPCMGKDVGSLLHGENTGVLVSAINEADAARVDGLIDFSAPAATMQLLSLAQGLGKPLVVGTTGFSNEQRRRFEEAARSIPLLVSPNMSVGVNLLFRLTETAARVLGDDFDVEVFEAHHRFKKDAPSGTAKRLIEVVKGSSGHLTAAGEAYDRSGIIGGRTSGEIGVQVLRGGDIVGEHTVYFAGIGERVELTHRATSRDNFARGAVRALEYIAGRKPGLYSMFDVLGI from the coding sequence GTGAGAGCGGGGCTCTGCGGGGTTTCGGGCAGGATGGGAACGGCCATCCTGCGCGTCCTTGTAGAGCGCGGCCACACGGCGCTTGCCGCCTTCGACGCGCCCTCCGCGCCCTGCATGGGTAAGGACGTGGGGTCCCTGCTTCACGGCGAAAACACCGGCGTGCTGGTCTCCGCGATCAACGAGGCCGACGCCGCGCGGGTGGACGGCCTTATCGACTTCTCCGCGCCGGCCGCCACCATGCAGCTCCTCTCCCTTGCCCAGGGCCTGGGCAAGCCGCTCGTTGTGGGCACCACGGGCTTTTCGAACGAGCAGCGCCGCCGCTTCGAAGAGGCCGCGCGCTCGATCCCGCTTTTGGTGTCGCCCAACATGTCGGTTGGCGTCAACCTGCTCTTTCGCCTCACCGAGACCGCCGCGCGCGTTCTCGGCGACGACTTCGACGTCGAGGTCTTCGAGGCGCACCATCGCTTCAAGAAGGACGCCCCATCCGGCACCGCCAAGCGCCTCATCGAGGTGGTGAAGGGCTCGTCGGGCCATCTGACCGCGGCGGGCGAGGCGTACGACCGCAGCGGCATCATCGGCGGGCGCACATCGGGCGAGATCGGCGTGCAGGTGCTGCGCGGCGGCGATATCGTCGGCGAGCACACGGTCTACTTCGCCGGGATCGGCGAGCGCGTGGAGCTCACCCACCGCGCAACCAGTCGCGACAACTTCGCGCGAGGGGCCGTGCGGGCCCTCGAGTATATAGCGGGCCGGAAGCCGGGGCTCTACTCGATGTTCGATGTACTGGGTATATAA